In Paenibacillus ihbetae, the following are encoded in one genomic region:
- a CDS encoding TetR/AcrR family transcriptional regulator yields MARNKEFDTTLVLHKAMEVFGHYGYEGTSLQLLLEGLGIARQSLYDTYGTKRDLFIKAVKYYLDEKSSAVITHLAHPGPIKDTIAEIFAIIVDTLKDEQRRKECLILHSAIDQVPHDPEIAQIFEQDKIRLEQALYEALARAEQAGELGLNQDLRSLARYLYHSRYALTQVAKLTDDPLVIEQVAAVTLSVLDHK; encoded by the coding sequence TTGGCAAGGAACAAAGAATTTGACACGACACTGGTCCTACATAAGGCTATGGAAGTATTCGGTCATTACGGTTATGAGGGCACGTCACTGCAGCTTTTGCTTGAAGGATTGGGTATAGCCAGACAAAGCTTGTATGACACCTACGGAACGAAGCGAGATCTCTTTATCAAAGCGGTTAAGTATTACCTGGACGAGAAATCGTCTGCCGTCATCACCCATTTAGCTCACCCAGGCCCAATCAAGGATACTATTGCCGAAATCTTTGCGATTATCGTCGATACATTGAAGGATGAGCAGCGCCGCAAGGAGTGCCTAATTCTGCACAGCGCAATTGATCAGGTACCTCATGATCCCGAGATTGCACAAATTTTCGAGCAAGATAAGATTCGTTTGGAGCAAGCACTATACGAGGCGCTAGCCCGCGCAGAGCAGGCGGGAGAGTTAGGATTGAATCAGGATCTTCGCTCGCTGGCACGATATTTATATCATTCGCGGTATGCACTGACACAAGTAGCAAAATTAACGGACGACCCTTTGGTCATCGAACAAGTTGCTGCAGTTACTCTATCTGTACTTGATCATAAATGA
- a CDS encoding LPXTG cell wall anchor domain-containing protein has translation MKKKVSGIVLALLLMIQTLFGMSGWTVNASTNVPEPVSVQDSVYGVTDDVYGPSESEINNDSIITKVVLTDIDGTVIDAVYNPGSSLDIGAAVNLSYEWELPNGHNYKNGDTFTFDLPQQFEIFTDIDSPLVAGQGEVGRFTVDRSGKVVMTFNDYVESHSNISGKLEIRTEFKKEVLKGSTEIIIAIPIKGGVQTVVVNLKPQGGKLIEKQGKAIGKDRIDWTVQINKSLNKVKHAVITDEMPEGLELIGDSVEVYNLQVNGDGSAVLGERLDAGKYTVQTGGGGKLELAFQDETISKAYEIRFSTKLIGDQSRFENTAVLSGDGMENAQSTATVTVDRGSFLDKTYSQDKDTGIITWTVKYNFNEKKIPSAQAIITDEFSENHTWISDSLKVYNGNSTNDQNLVPEDEYTAVAKGKHGFELRFNKDIDSPYTIVYRTEPVDRLSSEGNAVKNKVVSGEASKEVTAPGYGSRALVKGSSNVNFDTKTAKWKITVNGDKKPDGTKYIMENVIITDTFPQGGLEFIRDSVSVKADGKAVPASEYTVKYNDLREGFIIEFSKIDTTYTIEYETKFNINWLKDRKLDFLNRASMTWVEEGKEKGPIVRDASFSADGYTKNNGGKDGSYNPISKQITWNVKMNYNLDSLQEAIVTDVLKQNQKLVSNSVKVYEMKLTGGRNGVQKGSLVPASQYEVTEPSEANGNKLSIRFVAPISSAYWIEFNTSLEGTLIVNKIDNTAELSDGSTKKATWNASVTIPHGGEYVKKSGSQNGNKIDWEIRINEGQSHISNAKIIDNPSPNQILIEDSFRLYATKINANGKAEKAQELTKGKDYTLTIHRLDGDKETFELKFTNDISTAYILEYQSFIIAEDKEAVQNKVALEGDQLKTEIRETTEEVIVRTSSGSGSGGGVTGSLEVTKVDQDDQTKPLAGAKFALYDKAGKRTPIVKTTDDEGKILFTKLLYDDYVLEELAAPEGYKIEQAKWDVTIDSSIKNQDNVKKMIVTNRKEEPVIPGEPTDPTDPTDPTDPTDPENPTDPGNPTDPGNPGNPTDPGNPTDPGNPGNPTNPGNPTDPGNPGNPTNPGNPTGEVEVPDEDVPRGEPTTPETPQEPQTPQTPETPPAEPETPAIDIDEEDIPRGGVDPEPQKPDAPTPSENASTPQPTVPMLPKTGESSPYPFYLAGLGLIAFGVWLGRKRMKMKQ, from the coding sequence ATGAAGAAAAAAGTAAGTGGAATCGTATTGGCTCTGCTGCTTATGATTCAAACATTGTTTGGAATGTCGGGCTGGACGGTCAATGCATCGACCAATGTCCCGGAACCGGTAAGCGTGCAGGATTCAGTGTATGGAGTGACGGATGATGTTTATGGCCCGTCCGAATCAGAAATCAATAATGATAGCATTATAACCAAAGTTGTGTTAACCGACATCGACGGCACTGTCATTGATGCCGTTTATAATCCGGGCAGCAGCCTGGACATCGGCGCAGCCGTGAATCTAAGCTATGAATGGGAGCTGCCGAACGGTCACAACTATAAGAACGGGGACACCTTTACCTTCGATCTGCCGCAGCAGTTTGAAATCTTCACGGACATTGACTCGCCGCTCGTTGCCGGTCAGGGTGAAGTCGGCCGTTTTACGGTGGACCGCAGCGGCAAGGTTGTGATGACCTTCAACGATTACGTGGAGAGCCATTCCAACATCAGCGGCAAGCTGGAAATTCGTACAGAGTTCAAGAAGGAAGTTCTTAAAGGAAGCACGGAAATCATTATTGCTATTCCGATAAAGGGCGGGGTTCAGACCGTCGTCGTGAATCTGAAGCCGCAAGGCGGAAAGCTGATCGAGAAGCAAGGAAAAGCGATTGGCAAAGACCGGATCGATTGGACGGTACAGATCAACAAGTCGCTCAATAAGGTCAAGCACGCGGTCATCACCGATGAAATGCCTGAAGGCTTGGAGCTCATCGGGGATTCCGTTGAGGTATACAATCTGCAGGTTAACGGTGACGGCTCGGCGGTTCTTGGCGAACGGCTGGATGCCGGCAAGTACACCGTCCAAACAGGCGGTGGCGGCAAGCTGGAGCTTGCATTCCAGGATGAAACAATCAGCAAAGCCTACGAAATTCGCTTCTCGACGAAGCTTATCGGCGATCAGTCCCGTTTTGAGAACACCGCTGTTCTGTCTGGCGACGGGATGGAAAATGCCCAATCGACGGCTACAGTAACAGTAGATCGCGGCAGTTTCTTGGATAAGACATATAGCCAGGACAAGGACACGGGGATCATCACTTGGACGGTGAAATACAATTTCAACGAGAAGAAGATTCCGAGCGCTCAAGCCATCATTACGGATGAATTTAGTGAGAACCATACCTGGATTTCCGATTCGCTGAAGGTGTATAACGGGAATTCAACGAATGACCAAAACCTGGTTCCAGAAGATGAGTACACCGCTGTAGCGAAAGGTAAGCACGGATTCGAGCTTCGATTCAACAAGGATATCGATTCGCCTTATACGATTGTTTACCGGACGGAGCCTGTCGATCGCTTGAGCTCCGAGGGGAACGCAGTCAAGAACAAAGTCGTATCGGGTGAAGCGTCTAAGGAAGTAACGGCTCCGGGCTACGGAAGCCGTGCCCTAGTAAAAGGATCCTCGAACGTCAATTTTGACACAAAAACCGCGAAGTGGAAAATTACAGTCAATGGCGATAAAAAGCCGGACGGCACCAAATACATCATGGAGAATGTAATTATCACGGATACGTTCCCGCAAGGCGGACTTGAATTCATTCGGGATTCAGTGAGCGTGAAAGCGGACGGGAAAGCCGTTCCAGCGAGCGAGTACACGGTGAAGTACAATGATTTACGCGAAGGCTTTATCATCGAGTTCTCCAAGATTGACACCACCTATACGATCGAATATGAAACGAAGTTTAACATCAACTGGCTGAAGGATCGCAAATTGGACTTTTTAAACAGAGCCTCGATGACATGGGTTGAGGAAGGCAAGGAGAAAGGCCCGATTGTGCGGGATGCAAGCTTCTCCGCCGATGGTTATACGAAAAATAACGGCGGTAAAGACGGCAGCTACAATCCGATCAGCAAACAAATTACGTGGAACGTCAAGATGAACTATAATCTTGATTCGCTTCAGGAAGCGATCGTTACCGATGTTCTGAAGCAGAATCAGAAGCTTGTTTCGAATTCGGTCAAGGTATATGAGATGAAGCTGACTGGAGGACGGAATGGCGTCCAGAAGGGCTCGCTAGTTCCTGCTTCGCAATACGAAGTGACAGAACCCTCAGAAGCTAACGGCAACAAATTGTCCATTCGATTTGTCGCCCCAATCTCATCCGCATACTGGATTGAATTCAACACATCGCTCGAAGGTACATTGATTGTCAACAAAATCGATAATACGGCGGAGCTGTCCGATGGCAGCACGAAAAAGGCAACATGGAACGCCAGCGTAACGATTCCTCACGGCGGCGAATATGTGAAGAAGAGCGGCTCCCAGAACGGAAACAAAATCGACTGGGAAATTCGCATCAATGAAGGTCAGTCGCATATTTCCAACGCAAAAATTATCGATAATCCAAGTCCGAACCAGATCTTGATCGAGGATTCCTTCCGCTTGTATGCGACCAAGATCAATGCAAACGGAAAAGCGGAAAAAGCCCAAGAGCTGACTAAAGGGAAGGATTATACCTTAACCATCCATAGGCTTGACGGTGATAAAGAGACATTCGAGTTGAAATTCACAAATGACATCTCGACGGCTTATATTTTGGAATATCAGTCGTTCATTATTGCTGAAGATAAAGAGGCTGTGCAGAATAAGGTGGCTCTCGAAGGAGATCAGCTGAAGACGGAGATTCGGGAAACGACGGAAGAGGTTATTGTCCGTACTTCCTCGGGTTCAGGCTCCGGAGGCGGCGTAACGGGCAGCCTGGAAGTAACGAAGGTAGATCAGGACGATCAGACGAAGCCGCTGGCAGGAGCCAAGTTTGCGCTCTATGATAAGGCAGGCAAACGGACGCCGATCGTTAAAACCACGGATGATGAAGGCAAGATCCTGTTTACAAAGCTGCTGTACGACGACTATGTTTTGGAGGAGCTGGCCGCTCCAGAAGGATATAAGATCGAGCAGGCGAAGTGGGACGTAACGATTGATTCCAGCATCAAGAATCAAGACAATGTTAAGAAAATGATCGTTACGAATCGAAAGGAAGAGCCTGTAATTCCTGGCGAGCCGACGGATCCGACAGATCCAACAGATCCAACAGATCCAACAGATCCTGAAAACCCAACGGATCCTGGCAATCCGACCGATCCAGGCAACCCGGGGAACCCAACAGATCCTGGCAATCCGACGGATCCAGGCAACCCGGGGAACCCAACGAATCCTGGTAATCCGACGGATCCAGGTAATCCAGGGAACCCAACGAATCCTGGCAATCCGACCGGTGAGGTAGAGGTGCCGGACGAGGATGTTCCAAGAGGTGAACCAACAACGCCTGAGACGCCTCAAGAACCTCAGACACCTCAAACACCTGAGACACCTCCAGCAGAGCCGGAAACACCTGCCATCGATATTGACGAAGAGGATATTCCGCGAGGAGGAGTCGATCCTGAGCCTCAAAAGCCGGATGCACCAACTCCGTCTGAGAACGCTTCGACACCGCAACCGACGGTTCCGATGCTTCCAAAAACGGGAGAATCGAGTCCTTATCCGTTCTATTTGGCGGGTCTCGGGCTGATCGCTTTCGGTGTATGGTTAGGTCGCAAACGGATGAAAATGAAACAATAG
- a CDS encoding transglutaminase-like domain-containing protein produces MRNMVLAIVGFIAFFVLAPVVQASQTGDWLDLEQLDRGVIAVRYDVKADVKTKLMIAKGQNKYTYTLLPDKQQESFPLQMGNGRYTITVLEQVNGTKYKIVQEAEVTLQLTNSSRVFLNSVQNIDWRSSDKAAQLAKKLTRSANTDEEKVKLIHEYIVDTIRYDKALAASELTDYLPDIDRTLSGKKGMCYDYASLFASMLRSMDIPTKLVMGTTDYVDVYHAWNEVYLNGRWVTIDTTVDAGWKSKGAGFKMIKEASRYSAAKYY; encoded by the coding sequence ATGCGCAACATGGTGTTGGCTATTGTAGGGTTTATTGCGTTTTTCGTATTGGCTCCGGTTGTACAAGCTTCCCAAACGGGAGATTGGCTGGATCTGGAGCAGCTTGATCGCGGAGTCATCGCCGTTCGCTATGACGTGAAAGCGGATGTGAAGACGAAGCTCATGATTGCAAAAGGGCAAAACAAGTATACATATACGCTTTTACCGGACAAGCAGCAGGAGTCCTTTCCGCTGCAGATGGGAAACGGCCGTTATACCATAACAGTGCTGGAGCAGGTCAACGGTACCAAGTATAAGATCGTGCAGGAAGCAGAAGTTACGCTTCAACTGACGAATAGCAGCAGGGTGTTCTTGAACTCGGTACAAAACATCGATTGGCGTTCAAGCGACAAGGCGGCTCAGCTTGCAAAGAAGCTAACCCGGTCTGCTAACACCGACGAGGAAAAAGTAAAGCTGATCCACGAGTATATCGTCGATACGATCCGGTATGATAAAGCGCTTGCCGCCAGCGAGCTGACGGACTATCTTCCCGATATTGACCGCACGCTGTCCGGAAAAAAAGGCATGTGTTATGATTACGCCTCCTTGTTCGCATCCATGCTGCGGAGCATGGACATTCCGACCAAGCTTGTAATGGGGACAACGGATTATGTTGACGTTTACCACGCTTGGAATGAGGTTTACCTGAACGGGCGGTGGGTCACGATCGACACGACCGTCGATGCGGGATGGAAGAGCAAGGGTGCCGGTTTCAAAATGATTAAAGAGGCATCCCGATATTCTGCAGCTAAGTATTATTAA
- a CDS encoding DinB family protein codes for MRNTAEALQAFESTVAVYLNELEHLKLEQLHIKPNEEDWSIGQMYMHLIQSAQYMHLRNVDQCLAGNETPVESPGEKTERGKAVFELGSFPPVRIRIPASPQYTPPQPASKEQLVEGLHGVVERMKRTEADLHQANSSSTIPHPGFGALNAKEWFLLVEMHYRHHLLQLDRLKKELSL; via the coding sequence ATGAGAAATACAGCAGAAGCTTTGCAGGCGTTTGAATCAACAGTAGCGGTCTATTTGAATGAGCTGGAGCACCTGAAGCTGGAGCAATTGCATATCAAACCGAACGAAGAAGACTGGTCCATTGGGCAAATGTACATGCATTTGATTCAATCGGCTCAATATATGCATCTGCGCAATGTCGACCAATGTTTGGCCGGAAACGAAACGCCCGTCGAATCCCCTGGGGAAAAAACGGAGAGAGGCAAGGCGGTGTTCGAGCTAGGAAGTTTTCCGCCTGTCAGGATTCGAATACCGGCGTCTCCGCAGTACACGCCGCCGCAGCCGGCGAGCAAAGAGCAGTTAGTTGAAGGTCTTCACGGAGTAGTGGAACGGATGAAGCGTACGGAAGCGGATTTGCACCAAGCAAACAGCAGCAGTACGATTCCTCATCCCGGATTCGGAGCCTTAAACGCCAAAGAGTGGTTTCTGCTGGTGGAGATGCATTACAGGCACCACCTGCTGCAGCTCGATCGGTTAAAAAAGGAGCTGTCCCTCTAA
- a CDS encoding helix-turn-helix transcriptional regulator: MNKTERQFAIMLELQRSKVLRAEDLAAHFETSVRTIYRDMQALSEAGVPILGSPGHGYSLMEGYFLPPIGFSAEEAVALLMGTDMIEQRLDGDYKSAARAARSKIEAILPEPIREASAIVRETMQILHPGGQGENELGQVRGAILERRKIRMLYLKKIPDSDGKRMNERIVAPYGLVLVQGNWIMIARCDLRQEVRHFRLSRMRDVTVLEERYSLPHGFKLSQYRPPDDRKLHVMIRANPEMTDKIAETAGFYIEAAEQRERSLLVQFRVRQPEELLPHVLSWGGDVEVLEPESFRNRIREEAEKMLKRY; encoded by the coding sequence ATGAACAAAACCGAGCGCCAGTTCGCAATCATGCTTGAGCTGCAGCGGAGCAAGGTGCTGCGGGCGGAAGATTTGGCTGCCCATTTCGAGACAAGCGTGCGGACAATATATCGAGACATGCAAGCGCTCAGCGAAGCAGGGGTTCCGATCCTTGGGTCTCCAGGACACGGGTATTCCCTAATGGAAGGTTACTTTTTGCCGCCGATAGGTTTTTCAGCAGAAGAGGCCGTGGCATTGCTCATGGGTACGGATATGATTGAGCAACGGCTGGATGGCGACTACAAATCAGCTGCGAGGGCAGCTCGAAGCAAGATTGAAGCGATTCTTCCGGAACCCATTCGTGAGGCCTCAGCGATTGTCCGGGAAACGATGCAAATTCTTCATCCCGGCGGGCAGGGGGAGAACGAGCTCGGACAGGTTCGCGGTGCCATTTTGGAGCGGCGGAAAATAAGGATGCTCTACCTGAAAAAAATACCGGATTCGGATGGGAAACGGATGAATGAGCGGATAGTCGCTCCATATGGCCTTGTGCTCGTTCAAGGGAATTGGATCATGATCGCACGCTGCGATCTGCGACAAGAGGTTCGCCATTTCCGATTATCGCGCATGAGGGATGTTACGGTGCTTGAGGAAAGGTACAGCCTTCCCCATGGATTTAAGCTGAGTCAATATCGCCCGCCGGACGATCGTAAGCTACATGTGATGATCCGGGCAAACCCGGAAATGACCGATAAAATCGCCGAGACCGCAGGCTTCTATATCGAAGCAGCTGAGCAAAGGGAGCGCAGTCTTCTGGTCCAGTTTCGGGTCAGGCAGCCGGAGGAGCTTCTGCCCCATGTTCTCAGCTGGGGAGGGGACGTCGAGGTGCTGGAGCCTGAGTCCTTCCGTAACCGGATTCGTGAAGAAGCCGAAAAAATGCTAAAACGCTACTGA
- a CDS encoding DUF896 domain-containing protein, protein MTIPSLHRINELSRKQKSEGLTQEEYTEQQKLRQEYLKDIRGQVLSTMSTLKVVDPNGDDVTPEKLRITQQQNRSKLN, encoded by the coding sequence ATGACCATTCCTTCATTGCATAGAATCAATGAACTGAGCCGCAAGCAGAAATCCGAAGGCTTGACCCAAGAAGAATATACCGAACAGCAAAAGCTTCGCCAGGAATACTTGAAAGACATCCGGGGCCAGGTACTCTCCACGATGTCTACCCTGAAGGTTGTAGACCCGAATGGTGACGATGTTACCCCTGAGAAATTGAGAATTACCCAGCAGCAGAATCGGTCAAAGCTGAATTAA
- a CDS encoding fumarylacetoacetate hydrolase family protein, which yields MKLLTFVRKGDYRLGVKLDGGVLDVAGASLHQPDMPSTIEQLLKGGAAARAALQDLVERSRDAETELLDEAELTLAPCVNHPGKIICVGLNYLRHARETNSEIPEYPILFNKFTNSLAGHGEAVPLPRESDQVDYEAELAIVIGSTAKHVDKSSALDYVFGYCNANDLSARDLQMRTSQWLLGKSCDKFLPLGPYVVTSDEVGDPNRLAIRCEVNGEVRQQSNTADMIFPCDEIVSYVSRFMTLEPGDLILTGTPEGVMLGRSADQRAYLKDGDMVTVEIEKLGTLTNRMVLER from the coding sequence ATGAAATTGCTGACGTTTGTGCGAAAAGGAGACTATAGACTTGGAGTCAAATTGGACGGAGGGGTACTGGATGTCGCCGGGGCATCGCTGCATCAACCCGATATGCCCAGCACGATCGAGCAGCTCCTCAAAGGCGGAGCGGCTGCAAGGGCAGCGCTTCAAGACTTGGTGGAGAGATCACGCGATGCGGAAACGGAGCTTCTTGATGAAGCTGAGCTTACGTTAGCTCCGTGCGTGAACCATCCGGGGAAAATCATCTGTGTGGGACTGAATTACCTTCGGCACGCAAGGGAGACCAACTCCGAAATACCCGAATATCCGATTTTGTTCAATAAATTCACCAATTCGCTGGCCGGACACGGGGAGGCAGTCCCACTCCCCCGCGAAAGCGATCAAGTCGATTATGAAGCTGAGCTAGCGATTGTCATTGGATCGACGGCCAAACACGTCGATAAGAGCAGCGCGCTTGATTATGTTTTTGGCTACTGCAATGCCAATGATCTTTCGGCAAGGGATTTGCAGATGCGAACCTCTCAATGGCTGCTCGGGAAGTCGTGCGACAAATTTCTGCCGCTCGGCCCGTATGTGGTAACCTCCGATGAGGTGGGCGACCCGAATCGACTCGCCATCCGCTGCGAAGTAAACGGCGAGGTGCGACAGCAGTCCAATACAGCGGATATGATTTTTCCGTGTGATGAAATCGTGAGTTATGTTTCGAGGTTTATGACATTGGAGCCGGGGGATCTTATTTTGACAGGAACACCTGAAGGGGTTATGCTTGGGCGTTCTGCCGATCAACGAGCCTACCTGAAGGACGGTGACATGGTTACCGTCGAGATTGAAAAGCTAGGCACACTGACCAACCGGATGGTGCTGGAGCGGTAG
- a CDS encoding M81 family metallopeptidase, translating to MNGSPNAQRMRLAVAGMYHETNTFAPFKTGLDAFRGEWTEGIEDFQARYKGTLTTMGGLIDAAEQDGIELVPGIYTSATPGGLVTEDAITTLLKEVSDSVSRHADGLILILHGAMVAEEQTDPEGELLRLLRLRLGRSFPIAVTIDMHGNISPGMLEAADIVIGYDTYPHVDMYERAIEAFSLLKQFIMGTIRPARACAFTGMLVVPQAMTTDQGPMRDLLDCAHAIEQDSRVLNVSVVGGFPYADTPCTGMCCVVTTDGDVELAKRYAVELGQRAVEWKERFWIKAKPPSEAIAEALIQPPGSIVLAEGSDNVGGGAPGDATHLLRCLIELREPGLMVIADKAAVEAAFRAGIGGIFESFVGGRHDRLHGDPVRVTGKVRLLFDGDFQHAGPYMKGHFASMGRTALIQCGSLTLILTEHRIPPWDIGHVRSVGVWPGDYRIIAVKSAVAWEASFGEAATSVIHVDSPGCCSVNLKHFDYRHVLRPVYPLDEELAPVVRCLQFVSEPQNIRTKK from the coding sequence ATGAATGGCAGTCCAAATGCACAGCGAATGCGCCTTGCCGTAGCAGGCATGTACCATGAGACCAACACCTTTGCCCCGTTCAAGACCGGACTTGACGCGTTTCGGGGCGAGTGGACGGAAGGGATCGAGGATTTCCAAGCCAGATACAAGGGCACCCTTACCACCATGGGCGGCCTCATTGATGCGGCTGAGCAGGACGGCATCGAACTGGTTCCCGGCATCTATACTTCGGCAACACCCGGTGGGCTTGTAACCGAAGACGCTATAACCACCCTGTTAAAGGAGGTTTCCGATTCCGTAAGTCGGCATGCCGACGGATTAATTCTGATCCTGCACGGCGCTATGGTTGCGGAAGAGCAGACAGACCCCGAGGGTGAGCTGCTGCGACTTCTTCGGCTCCGCCTTGGCCGTAGCTTTCCGATCGCCGTGACCATCGACATGCACGGAAATATCAGCCCGGGTATGCTCGAAGCCGCGGACATTGTGATCGGTTACGACACCTATCCGCATGTGGACATGTACGAGCGTGCGATCGAAGCGTTCAGCTTGCTGAAGCAATTCATCATGGGGACGATTCGTCCTGCACGAGCCTGCGCTTTTACCGGCATGCTGGTCGTTCCCCAGGCTATGACGACGGATCAGGGACCGATGAGAGACCTGCTGGACTGCGCGCATGCGATTGAACAGGATTCCCGGGTACTTAACGTGTCCGTTGTCGGAGGATTCCCTTATGCAGACACGCCCTGTACGGGGATGTGCTGTGTTGTAACGACCGACGGAGACGTGGAGCTTGCAAAACGTTATGCAGTCGAGTTGGGACAACGGGCCGTCGAGTGGAAGGAGCGCTTTTGGATCAAGGCCAAGCCGCCTTCGGAAGCAATCGCGGAAGCCTTGATCCAGCCGCCCGGATCAATCGTATTGGCTGAAGGCTCCGACAACGTAGGGGGAGGAGCGCCGGGCGACGCAACCCATCTTCTCCGCTGCCTGATCGAGCTCAGAGAGCCGGGGCTTATGGTGATCGCGGATAAGGCTGCAGTGGAAGCAGCTTTCCGAGCCGGCATCGGAGGGATCTTCGAATCCTTCGTCGGCGGCAGGCATGACCGGCTGCATGGGGATCCCGTTAGGGTTACGGGAAAGGTTCGGCTGTTGTTTGACGGCGACTTTCAGCATGCAGGTCCTTATATGAAGGGGCATTTTGCATCGATGGGCCGGACGGCGTTGATTCAGTGCGGAAGCCTGACGCTGATTCTGACAGAACACCGAATTCCGCCATGGGATATCGGCCATGTGCGATCGGTGGGCGTTTGGCCGGGAGATTATCGGATCATTGCCGTAAAGTCAGCCGTTGCATGGGAAGCTTCGTTCGGAGAAGCGGCGACGAGCGTCATTCATGTGGATTCTCCCGGCTGCTGCAGCGTGAATCTGAAGCATTTTGATTATCGGCATGTCCTTCGACCGGTTTACCCGCTGGATGAGGAGTTAGCACCGGTTGTGCGCTGCCTGCAATTTGTTTCTGAACCGCAAAATATTCGAACTAAAAAATGA
- a CDS encoding aspartate aminotransferase family protein produces the protein MNRYRQSEELLNRSRRVLAGGVSSTLRAAMKPIPLYAVAGRGARIQDADGHTYIDYLLAYGPLILGHGHEPTVERLLSSMRNGLAYGLQHQGEIELAELLTEVLPCADQVAFSGSGTEAVMLALRLARAYTNRRRIIRFHGHYHGWSDTIFTSFPSTDMKASRKRNVLSQVIRYDNDTHPTEARVIPGTGGQSEAALQDIILLPWNDAEALKDAVALYGSTVAAIISEPVMCNSGCIMPKPGYLELMRELTAANGIVMILDEVITGFRFGLGGAHGVFRIMPDLVTIGKAMGGGIAISGVAGRADIMELIADGTVSHLGTLNGNCVATTAAVATINELSRDGGAVFARMEKSAADLSEGLRQAMKDHDIQGIVNQAGPVFHLMFTTERQVDSFEAFQKRDADLYITFAQEMLEEGVLLRPNGLWYVSAAHGEAEIRETLAAANRVFARWGEDKS, from the coding sequence TTGAACAGATACCGACAGTCGGAGGAGCTATTAAACCGTAGCAGGCGTGTTTTGGCAGGGGGCGTATCGAGCACGCTACGGGCCGCTATGAAGCCGATCCCCTTGTATGCGGTCGCGGGCCGCGGTGCCCGGATTCAGGATGCAGACGGACATACCTACATCGACTACTTGCTTGCGTACGGTCCGCTTATTCTTGGTCATGGCCATGAACCTACGGTTGAACGGCTATTGTCCAGTATGAGAAACGGTCTGGCGTACGGTCTCCAGCACCAAGGCGAGATCGAGCTCGCCGAGCTTCTGACCGAGGTGCTTCCATGCGCCGATCAAGTGGCCTTCAGCGGTTCCGGAACGGAGGCTGTCATGCTCGCGCTGCGATTGGCACGTGCCTATACGAACCGCAGGCGGATCATCCGCTTCCATGGGCATTATCACGGCTGGTCCGACACCATCTTCACTTCGTTTCCCAGCACGGATATGAAGGCCTCACGGAAACGGAATGTGCTGTCCCAAGTTATCAGGTATGATAACGATACTCATCCAACAGAAGCCCGTGTCATTCCCGGGACAGGCGGACAGAGTGAGGCGGCGCTTCAGGATATCATTCTGCTGCCTTGGAACGATGCGGAGGCGCTAAAGGATGCCGTTGCTTTATATGGCAGCACCGTTGCGGCGATCATTAGCGAGCCGGTGATGTGCAATTCCGGCTGCATTATGCCGAAGCCGGGTTATCTGGAGCTTATGCGCGAGCTCACAGCTGCGAACGGAATTGTTATGATCCTGGATGAAGTCATCACAGGCTTTCGTTTTGGACTTGGCGGGGCGCACGGCGTATTCCGCATCATGCCCGATCTCGTTACGATCGGGAAAGCGATGGGAGGGGGCATCGCCATTAGCGGCGTAGCCGGACGCGCGGATATTATGGAGCTCATCGCGGACGGTACGGTCAGCCATCTCGGAACGCTGAACGGTAACTGCGTGGCCACCACTGCTGCGGTCGCCACGATCAACGAGCTGTCCCGTGACGGCGGCGCCGTATTTGCAAGGATGGAGAAGTCCGCAGCGGATCTGTCGGAAGGACTGCGTCAAGCCATGAAGGATCACGACATTCAAGGTATCGTCAATCAAGCCGGGCCTGTCTTCCACCTGATGTTCACAACCGAAAGGCAGGTGGACAGCTTCGAAGCATTTCAGAAACGGGATGCCGATCTATACATTACTTTTGCCCAAGAAATGCTGGAGGAAGGCGTGCTTTTGCGCCCGAATGGACTATGGTATGTTTCGGCCGCTCATGGTGAAGCCGAGATCCGGGAAACGCTTGCGGCGGCTAACCGCGTGTTTGCACGCTGGGGGGAAGACAAGTCATGA